From the genome of Magnetospirillum sp. WYHS-4, one region includes:
- a CDS encoding methyl-accepting chemotaxis protein produces the protein MNQLVFPPQDAAGRPSSASMSEVGMGAPAAAADRFAAESLQHAEAIGMEVADIAGTIEGVARFVAHQVTLFDRLRSIVGEMTEATHNIDDAGRQTRHVAQAASGQLAHSRQAIGGAVTDIRRLADSMGAIEHRLQSLDESLRAVTGIATGIQAIAKQTNLLALNATIEAARAGEAGKGFAVVAGEVKNLANQTARSTTEINETVQRLTSQIESLVSESTEALRTANSVNGSVGTIDAAVETFHSSFRSVEQQVESITEATRTNLGKSDAVVKELQDLVDGVNLTSQNLKQADDRIVQLLNLSERLIDYIAGSGFKTRDSHLIEGVTATAARIGQLFGDAVRRGDITLADLFDETYKPIVGSNPQQHMTRFVTLTDRLLPSLQEPLLELDPRVVFSAAVDRNGFLPTHNTKFSKPQGADPVWNNANCRNRRLFDDRTGLAAARNTRPLLMQTYRRDMGGGTFVMMKDLSAPIMVENRHWGSLRMGFKLS, from the coding sequence ATGAACCAGCTCGTCTTTCCGCCGCAGGACGCGGCCGGGCGTCCTTCTTCCGCGAGCATGTCGGAAGTCGGGATGGGCGCTCCGGCTGCCGCCGCCGATCGCTTTGCCGCCGAAAGCCTCCAGCACGCCGAGGCCATCGGAATGGAGGTCGCGGATATTGCCGGCACCATCGAGGGAGTGGCACGGTTCGTTGCCCATCAGGTGACTCTGTTCGACCGTTTGCGATCCATCGTCGGCGAGATGACCGAAGCGACTCACAACATCGACGATGCCGGCCGCCAGACCCGCCACGTTGCCCAGGCCGCTTCGGGACAACTGGCACATTCCCGCCAGGCCATCGGCGGGGCGGTGACCGATATCCGCCGCTTGGCCGATTCCATGGGAGCCATCGAACACCGCCTGCAAAGCCTGGACGAATCGTTGCGGGCGGTGACCGGTATTGCCACCGGCATCCAGGCCATCGCCAAGCAGACCAACCTTTTGGCCCTGAATGCCACCATCGAGGCGGCGCGAGCGGGCGAAGCCGGCAAGGGTTTCGCGGTGGTGGCCGGGGAGGTGAAGAATCTCGCCAACCAGACGGCTCGCTCGACCACCGAAATCAACGAGACCGTGCAGCGCCTGACCAGCCAGATCGAGAGCCTGGTCTCGGAGAGCACCGAGGCGCTACGCACGGCGAATTCGGTGAACGGCAGCGTCGGCACCATCGACGCGGCGGTGGAGACCTTCCACTCGTCCTTCCGGAGCGTCGAACAGCAGGTGGAATCGATCACCGAAGCCACCCGGACCAACTTGGGCAAAAGCGATGCCGTGGTGAAGGAACTCCAGGATTTGGTGGACGGTGTCAATCTGACCAGCCAGAACCTGAAGCAGGCCGACGACCGCATCGTCCAACTGCTCAATCTCAGCGAACGTTTGATCGATTATATCGCCGGCAGCGGTTTCAAGACTCGGGATTCCCATCTGATCGAGGGAGTGACGGCGACGGCCGCGCGCATCGGCCAGCTGTTCGGCGATGCCGTGCGGCGGGGAGATATCACCCTGGCCGACCTGTTCGACGAAACCTACAAGCCCATCGTCGGCAGCAACCCGCAGCAGCATATGACCCGCTTCGTCACCCTGACCGACCGCCTGCTGCCGTCCCTGCAGGAACCCTTGCTGGAGCTCGATCCGCGGGTGGTGTTTTCGGCGGCCGTCGACCGCAATGGCTTCCTGCCCACCCACAATACCAAGTTCTCCAAGCCGCAAGGCGCCGATCCGGTGTGGAACAACGCCAACTGCCGCAATCGCCGCCTGTTCGACGACCGTACCGGCTTGGCTGCGGCGCGCAACACCAGGCCATTGCTGATGCAGACCTACCGCCGCGACATGGGCGGCGGAACATTTGTCATGATGAAGGATCTGTCCGCCCCCATCATGGTGGAAAACCGACACTGGGGTAGCCTTCGCATGGGCTTCAAGCTATCCTGA
- a CDS encoding ATP-binding protein produces MPFKAPSPSGPPEASLVSPLPFLAEPGAGGLAAALEGPGCCAVEPGVDDEIALAEVTAARAAGGMALAVTAHQAIGSDLAFVFTSALARRLGLAAERTDAIATALQEALANAVMHGSLEMSGFSRESTDAFLHFSETATARLADPAFGGRAVVVAARWTAADIEIAVLDRGRGYLSEDLASRPWREASGRGLTIIADLADQVSFSARGSRIAMRFHR; encoded by the coding sequence ATGCCTTTCAAGGCCCCATCCCCGTCGGGACCCCCCGAAGCGAGCCTCGTCTCGCCTCTTCCCTTTCTTGCGGAACCCGGAGCGGGTGGCCTCGCGGCCGCCCTGGAAGGACCGGGGTGTTGCGCCGTCGAGCCGGGGGTCGACGACGAGATCGCCCTGGCGGAGGTCACCGCCGCTCGTGCGGCGGGGGGCATGGCGCTGGCGGTGACGGCACACCAGGCCATCGGGTCCGACCTGGCCTTTGTCTTTACCTCGGCCTTGGCGAGGCGACTGGGACTGGCGGCCGAACGGACCGATGCCATCGCCACCGCCCTGCAGGAGGCCCTAGCCAATGCCGTCATGCATGGCAGCCTGGAAATGTCCGGCTTTTCGCGGGAAAGCACCGACGCCTTTCTGCACTTCAGCGAGACCGCCACCGCGCGCCTGGCCGATCCGGCCTTCGGTGGCCGCGCTGTGGTCGTGGCCGCCCGCTGGACGGCCGCCGACATCGAGATCGCGGTCCTCGACCGCGGACGCGGCTATCTGTCCGAGGATCTGGCCTCGCGCCCGTGGCGGGAGGCTTCCGGTCGCGGACTTACCATCATCGCCGACTTGGCCGATCAAGTCTCCTTCTCCGCCCGCGGCAGCCGGATCGCCATGAGGTTCCACCGATGA
- a CDS encoding STAS domain-containing protein — translation MDIREDKSGDTTTYRLGGRFTFADHAAFRTILGAVGGGGARQVVLDLGQLEFIDSAGMGMLLLGNDTAAKAGVALVLKGAQGQVQRLFVGQKFSAVFRIED, via the coding sequence TTGGACATCCGCGAAGACAAATCCGGCGATACCACCACCTATCGGCTCGGCGGGCGTTTCACCTTCGCCGACCATGCGGCGTTCCGGACCATCCTGGGCGCCGTGGGCGGCGGGGGGGCGCGCCAAGTGGTGCTCGACCTGGGGCAACTCGAATTCATTGACTCGGCAGGGATGGGCATGCTCCTTTTGGGCAACGACACGGCGGCGAAGGCGGGAGTCGCGCTGGTCCTCAAGGGGGCGCAGGGACAGGTGCAGCGACTGTTCGTCGGGCAGAAGTTCTCGGCCGTGTTCCGGATCGAGGACTGA